Within Pseudomonas brassicacearum, the genomic segment CAGCTCACGCTGCTTGGGGACTTTGCCGGTGAAGATGCTCACGTAATGAGGAATGCGCTGGAAACGCACGGTAATCAGCTCACTCGTATTCATGGTGATGTAGCCGATCTGCGTCAGATAAATCGTTCGGGCCCGGGTATCAGCGCCTTGGCTGTCGTAGCCAAAGCGCTTGAACATGCTCGCCAGGGCGTTCATGCGCTGCTCGTCTACCGCAGCGACCTCTTGAGCCACTTCAGCGGACTGCAGCGCCCAGCTGCGCACGGCAAACTCGAATTGCGAGTCGAACAACTGTGGGTTGAGCCAGCACTCGAACACATTCAGGATCGCTTCGGAGATGCTTTCGGCATAGCTTTCACATTGCCGTATCAAGCCCCCCGTATTGGTCTCTCGCCAACGCGACAGCAACGCCGCCAGCAGTTGCTCGCGATCCTCGAAGAACCAGTAGAAGCTGGTGCGTGACAAGCCCAGGCGCTTGGCCAGCGGCATGACCCGGACCGCATCGATGCCCGACTCCTTGAGGGCCTCGTAGGCCGCTTCCAGCCAACCCTCTGGCGAGCC encodes:
- a CDS encoding TetR/AcrR family transcriptional regulator, with the translated sequence MSQVGKARGKAQDAGWRGSPEGWLEAAYEALKESGIDAVRVMPLAKRLGLSRTSFYWFFEDREQLLAALLSRWRETNTGGLIRQCESYAESISEAILNVFECWLNPQLFDSQFEFAVRSWALQSAEVAQEVAAVDEQRMNALASMFKRFGYDSQGADTRARTIYLTQIGYITMNTSELITVRFQRIPHYVSIFTGKVPKQRELDRFYGKFGYAEKEPGVFVPLTDTFEGNGDDQ